The following nucleotide sequence is from Deltaproteobacteria bacterium.
TCTGGTTATGTGTTTATGAATCGCCTCTGCAAGTGGAAAGATCCCTGCGAGGGGTCCTGTAGCTCTTGCCGTCCAGCACGACCTGATAGGCCCCGTGCATGATCCGGTCGAGGGTGGCCGCGCCCAGGAGCTTGTTGTGGAAGGCTTCGTTCCATTCCGAGAAATCCAGGTTGCTGGTGATGATTGTTGGCCGCCGTTCGTAACGTTCCGCGATGACGTCGTGGAAATCCTCGTCTTGACCGGGGCGCATGGGTTTGAGGCCGAAGTCGTCGATGATGAGTAGGTCCGCCTTGGCCAGCGCGGCCAGTTTGCGGTCGTAGGTGCCTACGGCCCGCGCCGAGGCGAGTTGGCCCAGAAGCTTTGAATGTGTGGTGAACACGGTGTCGTGGCCGCGACGCACGGCGATATGGCCCAGGGCCTGGGCCAAGTGGCTCTTGCCGGTGCCGCAGGGGCCGACGACAAGCACGGGGGCTTTTTCCTCCAGGTAACGGCAGGTGGCCAGATCCATGACCTGCGCCTGGTTCACGCCGAGGTTGAAGGTGAAGTCGTAGCTTTCCAGCGTCTTCTGGGTGTTGATGCCGGCCCGGCGCTGACGTGTGGCCAGTTTGCGTTGTTCCCGGCGGGCGATCTCGTCCTCGATGAGCAGCGCCAGGA
It contains:
- a CDS encoding ATP-binding protein — protein: MNPMPQLMPHLKQLRLSGILDSLEIRNRQAVEQKLAYVDFLALLIEDEIARREQRKLATRQRRAGINTQKTLESYDFTFNLGVNQAQVMDLATCRYLEEKAPVLVVGPCGTGKSHLAQALGHIAVRRGHDTVFTTHSKLLGQLASARAVGTYDRKLAALAKADLLIIDDFGLKPMRPGQDEDFHDVIAERYERRPTIITSNLDFSEWNEAFHNKLLGAATLDRIMHGAYQVVLDGKSYRTPRRDLSTCRGDS